Below is a window of Christensenella minuta DNA.
GCGGGTAGGCCGTGAAATGATTGCCATGCAGGAGGGCGGAAAAATTATTTGCCTCGCTTCTCAGGCAGGAATTGTTGCCATCGACAAGCATGTCGCTTACAGTGCCAGCAAGGCAGGCATCATCTCTATGGTGAAATCCCTTGGCTATGAATGGGGAAAATATGGCATTCAGGTGAATGCGATCTCTCCCACTGCTACGGAAACGCCAATCATCGTCGGATATTGGGATGTCGGCAAGGTTCATGAAGATGCGATCGCCAATACTCCCGCCGGGCGCTTTTGCAAGCCCATGGAAGTTGCGCTGGCAGCCCTGTTCCTGGCCTGCGGCGCTTCCAATATGATTACGGGCTCCAATCTCGTAATCGACGGCGGTTATACCATTCATTAACGGTACCGTTCCTCCTCCCAGGCGTGTTCTGTGCCGTCTGTCCGGAATACGCCTGGGATAGAATATCCAAACCTATTGCATTTATCTTCTTACAATCCGCTGTCCAATAGTATGCGCAGTGTCAGGAGGTCTCTATGACAAAAATACCCGAATACCGGAAAATATATTCCGAACTGAAAAGGGAAATCAAGCGTGGCACCTATAGCCCAGGGATGTTTCTGCCCACCGAAACGGAGTTGGAAAACATGTTCGGCGTAAGCAGAACTACCATACGAAAAGCAATCAGCCTTTTGGTACTCGAAGGATTCATTTCCGTACAGCAGGGGCGCGGAACGGAAGTTCAGGAAGTCTCCACATCGCAAAGGCTGAACCAGATCACTTCCTTTTCGGAAACCTTGTCTCAAAAGGGCTATATCGTAACTACGCGCGGATTTTACCTCGAACATATTCCCGCGCCTGCGTTTGTCCGCGAAGCGCTTGGATTGGAGAAAGATTGCACGGTTCATCATTTGCAAAGAGTGCAATGTGCCGATGGGCGCCCGATTTGTATTATGGAGAATTATATCAGTGCCCATATAATCCCCGATTTCGAGATTCGCAACAGCAATTTTGTCAGCCTGTACGAGCTTTTGGAACATGAATATAATCTCGTTCTGCGTGAGGCTGTTGAACGTATTACCGCCATAGGCGCCTCCTTCACAGAATCTCAAATACTTCTTGTTCCTTCAGGCACCCCACTCTTATTCAGCAAGCGTATCACCTACTGTGATAAAGGACCTTTTGAATATGTAATTAACAAAGTGCTTGCAGAGCAGTATGAATATGCAATTCATCTTTCGGGAAGGGCTTAGGACCTAATTTTCCAGCTTGGTCCCAGAAAAATATGATTCGATAAAAAAACCGCCCCAGCCAAATGGCTGGGGCGGTTTTTACCTATAAATGATTGATTTATTTTCCTTCCGCGAGGTTCTTGTAGTATTCGTACCGTTCCTTCGCTTCCTCTTCGGATTTTGCAAACAGCTTGTCCGCCATTTCCGGGAAGAGTTTCTTCAAGGATTTATAGCGGGTCTCGCTCATGATGAAATCCTGGAAGCTTGCCGTTGCCGGTTTGGAATCGAGCGTGAACGGATTCTTACCCTCTTCCTTGAGCGCCGGGTTGTAACGGTACAGCTGCCAGTAGCCTGCTTCCACCGCGCGCTTTTCTTCGTGTTGTGATTTGCCCATGTTGATACCGTGGTTAATGCACGGAGCATACGCGATGATGAGGGACGGACCCGGATAGGCCTCCGCTTCCTGCATCGCCTTCAAAAGCTGGCCCTGGTTCGCGCCCATTGCAACGCTTGCAACATAGACATAGCCATAGGTCATAGCGATCGCGCCAAGGTCTTTCTTCTTGACCTTCTTTCCGGATGCTGCAAACTTCGCGATGGAACCGGTAGGCGTCGCCTTACTTGCCTGGCCGCCCGTGTTGGAATAAACTTCCGTATCGAGCACGAGCACGTTCACGTCTTCGCCGGAAGCGAGCACGTGGTCGAGGCCGCCGTAGCCGATATCATATGCCCAGCCGTCGCCGCCGAAGATCCAGACGGACTTCTTAATGAACAGGTCTTTCTGGTCCAATATCTTCTTGCAGGTATCGCACTCCGCCGCAACCTTCCCAAGGGCCGCCTCGAGGTTCGCAGAAGCGGCCTTTGACTCGTCGCCCTTGTCTGCTGCTTCAAGCCATGCTTTCATTGCTTCCACAACTTCCGCGTCCTTCTCACCGGGCGCGTCGATCGCAGCCTGCACCTGCTCTTTGAGGGCGTTCCTGCGGGCCGTGAAGGCAAGGTTCATACCATAGCCGAACTCCGCGTTGTCTTCAAACAGCGAGTTTGCCCAAGCCGGGCCTTTGCCCGCGTCGTTTACCGTATAGGGGCACGTCGGAGCGCTGCCGCCGTAGATGGACGAGCAGCCTGTCGCGTTCGCAATCGTCATCCTGTCGCCAAAGAGCTGGGTAACGAGTTTTACATACGGCGTTTCGCCGCAGCCTGCACATGCGCCCGAGAACTCGAACAGCGGCTTTAGGAACTGGCTTTCCGGAACCGTATTCTTTTTGATCTCGATCTTCGGTTCGGGCAGCGCCGCTGCAAAGTCCCAGTTCTCTTTCTGGAGTTTTTCCTGCTCTGCAAGGGGCTTCATAATAAGGGCCTTTTCCTTTGCGGGGCAAATATCCGCGCAGTTGCCGCAGCCCGTACAGTCGAGCGTAGAAACCTGCATACGATAGTTGTAGCCGGCCTTGCCGCGTGCGGGCTTCGTCGCATAGTTCGCCGGCGCGTTCTTCATGTCTTCGTCTGTCGCGAGGAACGGGCGGATTGCCGCGTGCGGGCATACATACGAGCACTGGTTACACATAATGCAGTTATCAATCTGCCACTCCGGAACCTTGACCGCAATGCCGCGCTTCTCGAATTTCGTCGTTCCCGTCGGAACGAAGCCGCGCGGATCGAAGGCGGAAACCGGAAGCTCGTCGCCCTTCTGCACAAGGATCGGATGGATCACGTCGCAGTAATATTTGTCGTCGGGAAGCGTCAGGCAGGGAGCGCCCTGCGTCGTGGCCGCCCAGCTTTCCGGATAGTTTACTTCCTCAACAGCCATGCCTGCGTCGACCGCTTTGTAGTTCATGTTTACAATCTCGTCGCCCTTCTTGCCGTACGTTTTCTTGATTGCCTGCTTCATGTACTCGATGGCGTCAGCCTCCGGGATGATGCCCGCGATCTTGAAGAATGCAGACTGCATAACCATGTTGGTCCTGCCGCCGAGGCCGATCTCGCCCGCGATCTTGATTGCGTCGATATTATAAAATTTCAGTTTCTTCTTGGCGATTACGTTCTTCATGACCGCCGGAAGCTCCGTTTCCATCTCTTCGAGGGACCAGGGGGAGTTGAGGAGGAACGTGCCGCCTTCCTTGATTCCTTCGAGCACGTCATAACGGATGACGTAGGACGGATTGTGGCATGCAACCATATCGGGATGCGTAATGAGGTATGCCGACTGGATCGGGGATTTACCGAAACGCAGGTGCGAAATCGTGATGCCGCCCGACTTCTTGGAGTCGTAGGAGAAGTAACCCTGCGCATACATATCCGTATGGTCGCCGATGATCTTGATAGAGTTCTTGTTTGCGCCTACCGTACCGTCGGAACCGAGGCCGTAGAATTTCGCGCTAAAGAGGCCGTGCGGCGAAGAATCGATCATGTCTTTCACTTCGAGGGACGTTCCCGTCACATCGTCTGTGATACCGACCGTGAAGTGGTTCTTCGGCGTATCCTGCTTCATATTGTCATAAACCGCTTTCACCATGGAAGGCGTATATTCTTTGGAGCCAAGGCCATAGCGGCCCGCATAAACCTTGATACCCGCCCGGCCTGCTTCAAAGAGCGCCGTTACGACGTCTTCATACAGCGGTTCGCCAAGAGAACCGGGTTCTTTGGTCCTGTCGAGGACGGTCACTTTTTCAGCCGAAGCCGGAATCGCATCCACAAACGCGCTTGCATCCCACGGCCTATACAGGCGGACTTTAATGACACCGAGTTTTTCGCCCTGCGCGTTGAGGTAGTTGACGGCTTCTTCCGTTACGTCGCAGCCGCTGCCCATGATAACGACAACGTGCTTCGCATCCGGTGCGCCGACATAATCAAACAGGTGATACTGGCGGCCGAACACTTTCGCAAATTCGTTCATCGTTTCCTGAACGATTGCCGGCGTCGCCACGTAATACTTGTTTGCAGCTTCCCTGTTCTGGAAGTAGATATCCGGGTTCTGCGCCGTACCCTGCTGGTGCGGATGATCCGGGTTCATGCCACGTGCGCGGAACTCCTCGATCGCTTTCCAGTCAACCATCTCGGCCAG
It encodes the following:
- a CDS encoding GolD/DthD family dehydrogenase, yielding MISKPYSTDFRLDGKIALITGAASGIGLAIAQLFSEQGATVCLLDRNIKSALGASANIPGSYAYGVDIADSASIEEAISQILKAHGRIDILVNSAGIGTVEWAKDFPEEDWRSVIDINLTGTFLISQRVGREMIAMQEGGKIICLASQAGIVAIDKHVAYSASKAGIISMVKSLGYEWGKYGIQVNAISPTATETPIIVGYWDVGKVHEDAIANTPAGRFCKPMEVALAALFLACGASNMITGSNLVIDGGYTIH
- a CDS encoding GntR family transcriptional regulator; translation: MTKIPEYRKIYSELKREIKRGTYSPGMFLPTETELENMFGVSRTTIRKAISLLVLEGFISVQQGRGTEVQEVSTSQRLNQITSFSETLSQKGYIVTTRGFYLEHIPAPAFVREALGLEKDCTVHHLQRVQCADGRPICIMENYISAHIIPDFEIRNSNFVSLYELLEHEYNLVLREAVERITAIGASFTESQILLVPSGTPLLFSKRITYCDKGPFEYVINKVLAEQYEYAIHLSGRA
- the nifJ gene encoding pyruvate:ferredoxin (flavodoxin) oxidoreductase — encoded protein: MAKQTIDGNTAAAHVAYAFSDVGAIYPITPSSPMAESCDEWAAAGRKNIFGQTMKISELQSEGGAAGAVHGSLAAGALTSTFTASQGLLLMIPNMYKISGELLPAVFHVSARALAAHALSIFGDHADVMAARQTGFAMLAAASVQETMDMAAVAHLSTLKAKVPFVHFFDGFRTSHEVSKIELLDYDKLAEMVDWKAIEEFRARGMNPDHPHQQGTAQNPDIYFQNREAANKYYVATPAIVQETMNEFAKVFGRQYHLFDYVGAPDAKHVVVIMGSGCDVTEEAVNYLNAQGEKLGVIKVRLYRPWDASAFVDAIPASAEKVTVLDRTKEPGSLGEPLYEDVVTALFEAGRAGIKVYAGRYGLGSKEYTPSMVKAVYDNMKQDTPKNHFTVGITDDVTGTSLEVKDMIDSSPHGLFSAKFYGLGSDGTVGANKNSIKIIGDHTDMYAQGYFSYDSKKSGGITISHLRFGKSPIQSAYLITHPDMVACHNPSYVIRYDVLEGIKEGGTFLLNSPWSLEEMETELPAVMKNVIAKKKLKFYNIDAIKIAGEIGLGGRTNMVMQSAFFKIAGIIPEADAIEYMKQAIKKTYGKKGDEIVNMNYKAVDAGMAVEEVNYPESWAATTQGAPCLTLPDDKYYCDVIHPILVQKGDELPVSAFDPRGFVPTGTTKFEKRGIAVKVPEWQIDNCIMCNQCSYVCPHAAIRPFLATDEDMKNAPANYATKPARGKAGYNYRMQVSTLDCTGCGNCADICPAKEKALIMKPLAEQEKLQKENWDFAAALPEPKIEIKKNTVPESQFLKPLFEFSGACAGCGETPYVKLVTQLFGDRMTIANATGCSSIYGGSAPTCPYTVNDAGKGPAWANSLFEDNAEFGYGMNLAFTARRNALKEQVQAAIDAPGEKDAEVVEAMKAWLEAADKGDESKAASANLEAALGKVAAECDTCKKILDQKDLFIKKSVWIFGGDGWAYDIGYGGLDHVLASGEDVNVLVLDTEVYSNTGGQASKATPTGSIAKFAASGKKVKKKDLGAIAMTYGYVYVASVAMGANQGQLLKAMQEAEAYPGPSLIIAYAPCINHGINMGKSQHEEKRAVEAGYWQLYRYNPALKEEGKNPFTLDSKPATASFQDFIMSETRYKSLKKLFPEMADKLFAKSEEEAKERYEYYKNLAEGK